One window from the genome of Breoghania sp. L-A4 encodes:
- a CDS encoding 2OG-Fe dioxygenase family protein, translated as MQEAAQENLRSAGFAFHAGDELPIPGELASRSDALALEWDNLEPDNYLRDGATFRERRYGRYAFQPSTERIVLLAHKPYLQSKATNSYAGGIERVVAPVTASINSNPVLSLLIKHDFKCFPAHAFPPDDWWLVACHMFRIIGRSNELGEPTPEGVHRDDIDFGAMHLMKRENALGGLSRIHNEDRSIKAELCLSARSIRCIGPTGRSCIPLRRSRPPTATGRRCATSSFSASRTRQISWNEREFDHDNSGTERQDHIRAARHRLPGDRLHRLGSTYLAIAYALESFPPLLMAATRFLTAGLTMVLFLALRGHPLPSLKELGGAAVVGTSMLGLGVGSIGIAEQTISSGMASIGIATVPIWAVLLAGLLLREWPNRWEMAGIALGFVGVVFLNVEGSLNGAASGALIIVGAALFWGLGSVLSRVVPLPTGPTAYAYEMLTGGIALSIAAFALGERMTVWPTTEAFAGWLYLVIGGSFFAYTAYMYLLQQVRTSVATSYAFVTPVVAILLGVHFLEESVSRFTILAVVSVLLGVWCIFRGREDKNKA; from the coding sequence AAGAAAACCTGCGCTCCGCGGGCTTCGCCTTTCACGCGGGCGACGAACTGCCGATCCCGGGCGAGCTTGCGTCCCGATCGGACGCGCTGGCTCTTGAATGGGACAATCTCGAGCCCGACAACTATCTCAGGGACGGCGCGACATTCCGCGAGCGGCGGTACGGGAGATACGCCTTCCAGCCGAGCACGGAACGGATCGTCCTGCTTGCCCACAAGCCGTACCTTCAGTCGAAGGCGACGAATTCCTACGCCGGCGGCATCGAGCGCGTGGTCGCGCCGGTCACGGCGTCGATCAACTCCAATCCCGTCCTGAGCCTGCTCATCAAGCACGACTTCAAATGCTTTCCGGCGCACGCGTTTCCACCGGACGACTGGTGGCTGGTCGCGTGCCACATGTTCCGCATCATCGGGCGATCCAACGAACTTGGAGAGCCCACGCCCGAAGGGGTTCATCGCGACGATATCGACTTCGGCGCGATGCATCTGATGAAGCGCGAAAACGCGCTCGGCGGGCTGTCCCGCATCCACAACGAAGACAGGAGCATCAAGGCGGAGCTCTGTCTGTCGGCCCGTTCGATACGCTGTATTGGGCCGACCGGCAGATCCTGCATTCCGTTACGCCGATCTCGCCCACCGACGGCGACAGGCCGGCGGTGCGCGACATCCTCATTCTCGGCTTCACGCACACGCCAGATCTCCTGGAACGAGAGGGAGTTCGACCATGACAATTCTGGAACAGAACGCCAAGACCACATTCGCGCCGCTCGTCATCGCCTGCCTGGTGATCGTTTACATCGTCTGGGGTCGACCTATCTGGCGATCGCCTATGCGCTGGAGAGCTTTCCACCACTGCTGATGGCGGCCACGCGGTTTCTCACAGCCGGGCTGACGATGGTCCTGTTCCTGGCGCTGCGCGGACACCCTTTGCCGTCGCTGAAGGAGCTTGGCGGCGCGGCGGTCGTCGGCACCAGCATGCTCGGTCTCGGCGTCGGCAGCATCGGCATCGCGGAGCAGACGATCTCGAGCGGCATGGCGTCGATCGGCATCGCGACGGTCCCGATCTGGGCCGTGCTGCTGGCCGGGCTGCTCCTGCGCGAGTGGCCCAACCGGTGGGAAATGGCCGGCATCGCGCTGGGGTTCGTCGGCGTCGTGTTTCTCAACGTCGAGGGCTCGCTCAACGGGGCGGCATCCGGCGCCCTGATCATCGTCGGCGCGGCCCTGTTCTGGGGGCTCGGCTCGGTGCTCAGCCGCGTGGTTCCCCTGCCGACGGGCCCCACGGCCTATGCCTATGAGATGCTGACGGGCGGCATCGCCCTGAGCATCGCCGCCTTCGCGCTCGGCGAGAGGATGACCGTGTGGCCGACGACCGAGGCCTTCGCCGGCTGGCTGTATCTGGTGATCGGCGGGTCCTTCTTCGCCTACACCGCCTACATGTACCTGCTGCAGCAGGTGCGCACGTCGGTGGCGACGAGCTACGCCTTCGTGACGCCGGTCGTCGCCATCCTGCTCGGCGTCCATTTTCTCGAGGAATCCGTATCCCGGTTCACGATTCTCGCAGTCGTCAGTGTCCTGCTCGGCGTGTGGTGCATTTTCCGCGGCCGGGAAGACAAGAACAAGGCCTAG
- a CDS encoding formyltransferase family protein, producing the protein MIDEEILFIGDSSRWSKLAAESLKCTFAEVDARFWDYGDTPLDFRDDFACDRIFTFKADWVLTPAVLGRVRKTAINFHPSIPDYRGVGGYNFALLDGRRIFGAMCHHIVDEIDSGPIIKVQRFPILPAESVDALRERTASYCLTLFYEILHTIAERRTLPLAASERWGQRLFTRKMLAELEASDLLATPPLKISA; encoded by the coding sequence ATGATTGACGAAGAGATACTGTTTATCGGCGACTCGTCGCGATGGAGCAAACTGGCGGCCGAGAGCTTGAAATGCACATTCGCCGAGGTCGACGCGCGGTTCTGGGACTACGGAGACACCCCGCTGGATTTTCGCGACGATTTTGCATGCGACCGGATCTTCACCTTCAAGGCCGACTGGGTTCTCACGCCGGCCGTTCTGGGGCGGGTGCGCAAGACGGCGATCAATTTCCATCCCAGCATTCCAGACTATCGCGGCGTCGGCGGCTATAATTTCGCTCTTCTGGACGGGCGGAGGATTTTTGGGGCGATGTGCCATCACATCGTCGACGAAATCGACTCCGGGCCGATCATCAAGGTCCAGCGCTTTCCCATCCTGCCGGCCGAATCCGTCGACGCGCTCCGAGAGCGCACGGCTTCCTATTGCCTGACGCTGTTTTACGAAATCCTGCACACGATCGCCGAGCGCAGGACCCTGCCGCTGGCCGCGTCGGAGCGGTGGGGGCAGCGCCTGTTCACCCGGAAGATGCTGGCCGAGCTTGAAGCGTCGGATCTGCTGGCAACGCCACCGCTGAAGATTTCCGCATAA
- a CDS encoding argininosuccinate synthase produces the protein MFRGLDTSIALAWLQRAYNADVVAFCANLGQVDDLSHVEARARKNGASAVYMDDLREEFIREYAFRSLRAGALYEGRYHMAASLGRPLIAKRLVEIAHMEGADAIAHGATGKGNDQVRFFSSVMALDPTLRVIAPVMEWDLTTRSKQIGYAAQYGIEIPAFKSSPYSRDSNLWGTSVECGELDDIGKLPPRDAYTLTADPDEAPHEAVDIAIDFAGGVPVRLDGAALSAAELVAALNRIGGAHGIGRLDIIENRLVGFKVRGVYESPAAEILSQAMRELENLVLDRDLLHMKTGLSQHYAELIYDGKWFSGRREALDAFFESYAHKVTGTIKLRLNRGRVTIVSRSAPEALYNLEISSYESDVGFDQTAGVGFSYIWSMQGRVAALQKAAKAPEPVAEPSRQMAV, from the coding sequence ATATTCAGGGGGCTCGACACCTCGATCGCGCTTGCCTGGCTGCAGCGGGCCTACAACGCGGATGTGGTGGCGTTCTGCGCCAACCTCGGCCAGGTCGACGATCTGTCGCATGTGGAGGCGCGGGCGCGGAAAAACGGCGCCTCGGCCGTGTATATGGACGATCTGCGCGAGGAGTTCATTCGCGAGTATGCCTTCCGTTCGCTGCGCGCGGGCGCCCTGTATGAGGGACGGTATCACATGGCGGCATCGCTTGGCCGCCCGCTGATCGCGAAGCGGCTGGTCGAGATCGCCCACATGGAAGGGGCCGATGCGATCGCGCATGGCGCGACCGGCAAGGGCAACGACCAGGTCCGGTTCTTTTCCTCCGTCATGGCCCTGGACCCCACGCTGCGGGTCATCGCGCCGGTGATGGAGTGGGACCTGACCACGCGGTCGAAGCAGATCGGCTATGCCGCGCAATACGGTATCGAGATTCCGGCGTTCAAGAGCAGCCCCTACAGCCGCGATTCCAACCTGTGGGGAACCAGCGTGGAGTGCGGCGAACTGGACGACATCGGCAAGCTGCCGCCCCGCGACGCCTACACGCTGACGGCCGATCCGGACGAGGCGCCGCACGAGGCGGTGGACATCGCCATCGACTTTGCCGGCGGAGTTCCGGTCCGGCTCGATGGCGCCGCCCTGTCCGCGGCCGAACTGGTGGCGGCTTTGAACCGGATCGGCGGCGCGCACGGGATCGGCAGGCTGGACATCATTGAAAACCGGCTCGTCGGGTTCAAGGTGCGCGGCGTTTACGAAAGCCCCGCCGCCGAAATCCTCTCCCAGGCGATGCGCGAGCTGGAAAACCTGGTGCTGGACCGGGACCTCCTGCACATGAAGACGGGTTTGTCCCAGCACTATGCCGAGCTGATCTACGACGGGAAATGGTTCAGCGGCCGGCGCGAGGCGCTGGATGCGTTCTTTGAGAGCTATGCGCACAAGGTGACGGGGACGATCAAGCTTCGCCTGAATCGCGGACGTGTCACCATCGTGTCGCGAAGCGCGCCCGAGGCGCTCTACAACCTGGAAATCTCTTCCTACGAGTCGGATGTCGGGTTCGATCAGACCGCGGGTGTGGGCTTCTCCTATATCTGGTCGATGCAGGGACGGGTCGCGGCGCTGCAAAAGGCGGCCAAGGCGCCGGAACCGGTGGCCGAACCGTCGCGGCAGATGGCGGTCTGA
- a CDS encoding ectoine synthase: MRDQADDAGFGLPRSVKEGAVKIRSYAERRQDGYLIERPSWDSVRMALAEDRLGYSLHVTRLHAGDIGAAQYPEHVEAAYCMDGRGTITYGADDEHSRPIEPGVMFVLDQHDRYRMHVSEPMTLLCVFTPAFEE, from the coding sequence ATGCGAGATCAGGCCGATGACGCCGGCTTCGGGCTCCCTCGCAGCGTGAAGGAGGGCGCCGTGAAGATACGATCCTACGCCGAGCGCAGACAGGACGGCTATCTCATCGAGCGGCCGTCATGGGATTCGGTCCGCATGGCGCTCGCCGAGGATCGCCTCGGGTACTCCTTGCATGTCACCAGGCTGCATGCCGGGGATATCGGTGCGGCACAGTATCCGGAGCACGTTGAAGCCGCCTACTGCATGGACGGCCGGGGAACGATCACATATGGCGCCGACGACGAGCATTCCCGGCCGATCGAACCGGGTGTGATGTTCGTCCTGGACCAGCATGACCGGTACCGCATGCACGTGTCGGAGCCGATGACGCTGCTGTGCGTGTTCACGCCCGCGTTCGAAGAGTGA
- a CDS encoding DUF1194 domain-containing protein — MDGSSSVSADEHTLQLQGMADALNDSDVRSAIQAVGGIWFSSFEWSGRYQQVMQVDWRFLDADDSISAAASELAASKRGYTEFPTALGYALGYASNHLAKVPAPCERKVIDVAGDGINNEGFDAATAYRAFAFDGITVNGLAIAGAVPDPVAYYRDKVIRGPGAFVEVANDFADYTVAMKRKLLREIGTTNYAALR; from the coding sequence ATGGATGGCTCCTCCAGCGTCAGCGCCGACGAACATACGCTTCAGCTCCAGGGCATGGCGGACGCATTGAATGACAGCGACGTCAGATCGGCCATTCAGGCCGTCGGCGGGATCTGGTTTTCCAGCTTCGAGTGGAGCGGGCGGTATCAGCAAGTCATGCAGGTCGACTGGCGTTTCCTGGACGCTGACGACAGCATCTCTGCCGCCGCGTCGGAACTGGCCGCGTCCAAACGCGGCTACACCGAGTTTCCAACCGCGCTCGGCTATGCTCTCGGTTATGCCTCCAACCATCTGGCCAAGGTCCCGGCTCCCTGTGAGCGCAAGGTGATCGATGTGGCCGGAGACGGCATCAACAACGAAGGTTTCGATGCCGCCACGGCCTATCGCGCCTTCGCGTTCGACGGCATCACGGTCAATGGACTGGCGATCGCCGGCGCCGTGCCGGACCCGGTCGCATACTACCGGGACAAGGTTATCCGAGGTCCGGGCGCGTTTGTCGAAGTTGCAAACGACTTCGCCGATTATACGGTGGCGATGAAACGCAAGCTGCTGAGAGAAATCGGCACAACGAACTATGCCGCCCTCAGATGA
- a CDS encoding DUF1194 domain-containing protein produces the protein MPFSYPRATLVAALFLLFATAARAEELDLELVLLADATGSIDDAEIHFQRRGYADAITDPAVLSAIRRNAYGKIAVTYVEWADAASQDVVVGWTIIDGAASAEAFATALMAPPRRAYGRNAIGAALLKGKALIEENGITGLRRVIDLSADSANNWNGPTIADARAEVLDAGIVINGLAVLCRFCSGRPVSYDLEERFARDIIGGPGAFVVTADDSASFAQAVRQKLILEIAGMQPSPAARLQASAAR, from the coding sequence ATGCCTTTTTCTTACCCACGCGCCACTCTCGTTGCCGCGCTTTTTCTGCTTTTTGCCACCGCCGCCCGGGCAGAAGAACTCGACCTTGAGCTCGTGCTGCTGGCCGACGCAACCGGATCGATCGACGATGCCGAAATCCACTTTCAACGGCGCGGCTACGCGGATGCCATCACTGACCCGGCGGTGCTCTCGGCGATCCGGCGCAACGCCTACGGCAAGATCGCGGTCACCTATGTGGAATGGGCCGACGCGGCATCTCAGGACGTCGTCGTCGGCTGGACGATCATCGACGGCGCGGCGTCAGCCGAGGCCTTCGCGACGGCCCTCATGGCGCCGCCGCGACGGGCCTATGGCCGCAACGCCATCGGCGCCGCCTTGCTCAAGGGCAAGGCGCTCATCGAGGAAAACGGCATAACGGGCTTGCGGCGGGTGATCGACCTGTCCGCGGACAGCGCCAACAACTGGAACGGTCCGACCATCGCGGACGCGCGTGCGGAGGTTCTCGATGCGGGGATCGTCATCAACGGGCTCGCCGTCCTGTGCCGCTTCTGCTCGGGCCGGCCGGTCTCCTACGACCTGGAAGAGCGCTTCGCGCGCGACATTATCGGCGGCCCCGGCGCGTTCGTCGTGACGGCGGACGATTCCGCCTCCTTCGCGCAGGCCGTACGGCAGAAGCTGATCCTGGAAATTGCCGGGATGCAACCCTCGCCTGCGGCCCGGCTCCAGGCGTCCGCGGCGCGTTAG
- a CDS encoding DUF1254 domain-containing protein yields the protein MIRQWFSSLWIWVLGGIMLAAVIHLLAVMNVPDFTTDDAFTRAARFGPDARFNVLPAVKPGAEPLPMLDPHMAHAACRFSLERGPVRMDADVPDTFWSFSLFDQRGETTYSFNNRTSGDGKLAMLVLTPAQLSILRENPPDDLERLIVIETPHERTVALLRAFVPDAKHAKPIRDALANAKCMQNPLGADAGI from the coding sequence ATGATCCGCCAGTGGTTCTCCTCCCTTTGGATCTGGGTGCTCGGCGGCATCATGCTGGCGGCGGTGATCCACCTGCTGGCGGTGATGAACGTCCCCGACTTCACCACCGACGACGCCTTCACGCGCGCCGCCCGCTTCGGCCCCGACGCCCGCTTCAACGTGCTGCCGGCCGTCAAGCCGGGCGCCGAGCCGCTGCCGATGCTGGACCCGCACATGGCGCACGCCGCCTGCCGCTTCTCGCTGGAGCGCGGCCCGGTGCGCATGGACGCCGACGTGCCCGACACCTTCTGGTCGTTCTCGCTGTTCGACCAGCGCGGCGAGACCACCTATTCCTTCAACAACCGCACCTCGGGCGACGGCAAGCTGGCCATGCTGGTGCTCACCCCCGCCCAATTGTCGATCCTGCGCGAGAATCCGCCCGATGATCTGGAGCGGCTGATCGTCATCGAGACCCCGCACGAGCGCACCGTCGCCCTGCTGCGCGCCTTCGTCCCCGACGCTAAGCACGCCAAGCCCATCCGCGACGCGCTTGCCAACGCCAAGTGCATGCAGAACCCGCTCGGCGCGGACGCCGGGATCTAG
- a CDS encoding DUF1214 domain-containing protein produces MALADAAPRRFSPLAWLPAKRKRPPARPRPREDVAQEALARLSGQGPAEGPFALVAKLFITVTIALVAGIGSAYLAVDRGRLFNAVQLGQWTAYPSAGTPDADPYSAATLARTGQVPLGAGEGLAFFAEHDSEGNALTGACDYRIAGDTPPARLWTLTATDTAGRLIENSAGRQSLDSKALLRNTDGSFSVSVSRYARPGNWLPLGEARRVVFVLRLYDTPLTTGTGLADLEMPEINRGDCR; encoded by the coding sequence ATGGCTCTTGCCGACGCCGCGCCGCGCCGCTTTTCTCCGCTCGCCTGGCTGCCCGCGAAGCGCAAGCGTCCGCCCGCGCGTCCCCGCCCGCGCGAGGACGTCGCGCAGGAGGCGCTCGCCCGTCTCTCCGGACAGGGTCCGGCGGAAGGCCCCTTCGCGCTGGTGGCGAAACTCTTCATCACCGTCACCATCGCGCTCGTCGCCGGCATCGGCTCGGCCTATCTGGCGGTGGACCGCGGGCGGCTGTTCAACGCCGTCCAGCTCGGCCAATGGACCGCCTATCCTTCTGCCGGAACGCCCGACGCCGACCCCTATTCGGCCGCCACACTGGCGCGCACGGGCCAGGTGCCGCTGGGCGCGGGCGAGGGTCTTGCGTTTTTCGCCGAGCACGACAGCGAGGGCAACGCGCTGACCGGCGCCTGCGACTACCGGATTGCCGGCGACACGCCGCCCGCGCGCCTCTGGACGCTGACCGCCACCGACACCGCCGGGCGGCTGATCGAAAACTCCGCCGGACGCCAGTCGCTCGACAGCAAGGCGCTGCTGCGCAACACCGACGGCAGCTTCTCGGTCTCCGTCTCGCGCTACGCGCGGCCGGGCAACTGGCTGCCGCTGGGCGAGGCCCGCCGCGTCGTCTTCGTGCTGCGGCTGTACGACACGCCGCTGACCACCGGCACCGGACTGGCCGATCTGGAGATGCCGGAGATCAATCGCGGGGACTGCCGATGA
- a CDS encoding PBP1A family penicillin-binding protein, protein MSNETPHSPRDDAQPRPKRRRQRISNRLLAADAWIDSSVFRFGFVLRRAIEAFSTWMRRFRVRGFKRLMAELASDAFTFGLGGIIIMLAFALPAFQETRKDDWRTTDDFSVTFLDRYGNEIGKRGILLNDTVPLEELPDYLVKAALATEDRRFFEHFGIDVIGTARAMMENLRARSVVQGGSSITQQLAKNLFLSNERTLERKIKEAFLSLWLEANLTKREILKLYLDRAYMGGGAFGVGAASEFYFGKSVRNLTLAESAMLAGLFKAPTKFAPHVNLPAARLRANEVLTNMVQADFMTEGQVIGARRNPATAIDRSKGQVPDHFLDWAFEEVKKIAPGNDRILTVRTSLDPGLQRQAEDAVQSTLRQHGEAYRVKQAAMVSVLPDGAVRAMVGGMDYGASQFNRATNALRQPGSSFKPFVYITAFMNGFSPDSIVPDRPLCIGNWCPRNYGRSYRGPVSLKLALTKSINTIPVRLAQAIGRKKIIATASAMGLTHQLEDVVTLPIGTSEVTVLDMAGAYSVFSNGGMKATPYAVLEIKNSAGTTIWSHARDVPPPERVLPLDKVEQMNDVLHNVVVAGTGRRAIIDGLTSAGKTGTTQAYRDAWFIGYTGNYTTAVWFGNDDYTPTGRVTGGSLPAMTWKTYMEYAHTGIDLLPLPGVGLEGDAKRIASTTKPDADGQSYGDRPRLLSQQSAEVIRGIGALLRNATPLPPAPSGQAALAAPAKDS, encoded by the coding sequence GTGAGCAACGAAACGCCCCATTCGCCCCGTGACGACGCGCAGCCCAGACCCAAACGGCGCCGGCAGCGGATTTCCAACCGCCTGCTCGCCGCCGACGCCTGGATCGACAGCTCCGTCTTCCGCTTCGGCTTCGTCCTGCGCCGGGCCATCGAGGCGTTTTCCACCTGGATGCGGCGCTTCCGGGTGCGCGGCTTCAAACGGCTGATGGCCGAACTCGCGTCGGACGCCTTCACCTTCGGGCTGGGCGGCATCATCATCATGCTGGCCTTCGCCCTGCCGGCGTTCCAGGAGACCCGCAAGGACGACTGGCGCACCACCGACGATTTCTCCGTCACCTTCCTCGACCGCTACGGCAACGAGATCGGCAAGCGCGGCATCCTGCTCAACGACACGGTGCCGCTGGAGGAACTGCCCGACTACCTGGTCAAGGCGGCGCTGGCCACCGAGGACCGGCGCTTCTTCGAGCATTTCGGCATCGACGTCATCGGCACGGCGCGCGCCATGATGGAAAACCTGCGCGCCCGCTCGGTGGTGCAGGGCGGCTCGTCGATCACCCAGCAGCTGGCCAAGAACCTGTTTCTGTCCAACGAGCGCACGCTGGAGCGCAAGATCAAGGAGGCCTTCCTGTCGCTGTGGCTGGAGGCCAATCTCACCAAGCGCGAGATCCTGAAGCTGTACCTCGACCGCGCCTATATGGGCGGCGGCGCCTTCGGCGTGGGCGCGGCGTCGGAATTCTACTTCGGCAAGTCGGTGCGCAACCTGACGCTGGCGGAATCCGCCATGCTGGCCGGACTGTTCAAGGCGCCGACCAAATTCGCGCCGCATGTGAACCTGCCCGCCGCCCGCCTGCGCGCCAACGAGGTGCTCACCAACATGGTGCAGGCCGACTTCATGACCGAGGGCCAGGTGATCGGCGCGCGGCGCAATCCCGCCACCGCCATCGACCGCTCCAAGGGCCAGGTGCCGGACCATTTCCTCGACTGGGCGTTCGAGGAGGTGAAGAAGATCGCGCCGGGCAACGACCGCATCCTCACCGTGCGCACCTCGCTCGACCCCGGCCTGCAGCGCCAGGCGGAGGACGCGGTGCAATCCACCCTGCGTCAGCATGGCGAGGCCTACCGCGTGAAGCAGGCGGCCATGGTCTCCGTGCTGCCCGACGGCGCCGTGCGCGCCATGGTCGGCGGCATGGACTATGGCGCCAGCCAGTTCAACCGCGCCACCAACGCGCTTCGCCAGCCCGGTTCGTCGTTCAAACCGTTCGTCTACATCACCGCCTTCATGAACGGCTTCAGTCCCGACAGCATCGTGCCGGACAGGCCGCTGTGTATCGGCAACTGGTGCCCGCGCAACTACGGCCGGTCCTATCGCGGCCCCGTCTCGCTGAAGCTGGCGCTGACCAAATCCATCAACACGATCCCGGTGCGCCTGGCCCAGGCGATCGGGCGCAAGAAGATCATCGCCACCGCCTCCGCCATGGGCCTGACCCATCAACTGGAGGACGTGGTCACCCTGCCGATCGGCACCTCCGAGGTCACCGTTCTCGACATGGCCGGGGCCTATTCCGTCTTTTCCAACGGCGGCATGAAGGCGACGCCCTACGCGGTGCTGGAAATCAAGAACTCGGCCGGCACCACCATCTGGAGCCACGCCCGCGACGTGCCGCCGCCCGAGCGCGTCCTGCCGCTGGACAAGGTGGAGCAGATGAACGACGTGCTGCACAACGTGGTGGTGGCCGGCACCGGCCGGCGCGCCATCATCGACGGCCTCACCTCGGCGGGCAAGACGGGCACCACCCAGGCCTACCGCGACGCCTGGTTCATCGGCTACACCGGCAACTACACCACCGCCGTCTGGTTCGGAAACGACGACTACACGCCGACGGGACGCGTGACCGGCGGCTCGCTGCCGGCGATGACCTGGAAAACCTACATGGAATACGCCCACACCGGCATCGATCTTCTGCCGCTGCCCGGCGTGGGCCTTGAAGGCGACGCAAAGCGCATTGCCAGCACCACGAAGCCGGACGCGGACGGCCAGTCCTATGGCGACCGGCCGCGGCTCTTGTCCCAGCAGTCGGCCGAGGTGATCCGGGGCATCGGCGCGCTGCTGCGCAACGCCACGCCCCTGCCGCCCGCGCCGTCGGGTCAGGCAGCGCTCGCCGCCCCGGCCAAGGATTCCTGA
- a CDS encoding YcgN family cysteine cluster protein, with protein sequence MGTAPDAPFWQQKTLDEMSTAEWESLCDGCARCCLNKLEDWDTGEILWTSVACELLDDSSCRCRDYDNRAAIIPDCVQLTPKEVRTLSWLPPTCGYRLVSEGRDLYWWHPLISGSAETVHDAGISVRHRTVSEAGMDVEDYENFIVDWVDETPG encoded by the coding sequence ATGGGCACCGCTCCCGATGCGCCGTTCTGGCAGCAAAAGACGCTCGACGAGATGAGCACGGCGGAGTGGGAGTCGCTGTGCGACGGCTGCGCGCGCTGCTGCCTGAACAAGCTGGAGGACTGGGACACCGGCGAGATCCTGTGGACCAGCGTCGCCTGCGAGCTGCTCGACGATTCAAGCTGCCGCTGCCGCGACTACGACAACCGCGCCGCCATCATCCCCGACTGCGTGCAGCTCACGCCGAAAGAGGTGCGCACGCTGAGCTGGCTGCCGCCCACCTGCGGCTACCGGCTGGTCTCCGAGGGCCGCGACCTATACTGGTGGCATCCGCTGATCTCAGGCTCCGCCGAGACCGTGCACGACGCCGGCATTTCTGTGCGGCACCGCACGGTCTCCGAGGCCGGCATGGACGTGGAAGACTACGAGAATTTCATCGTCGACTGGGTCGATGAGACGCCGGGATAG
- a CDS encoding GIY-YIG nuclease family protein: MSASRDEHCVYILADRTGGNLTIALTGNLSDRITQYRHRARTGFGRRLPARRLVYYEFHDTRDAAAQRVALLKSWDRSWTDKLIEDRNPDWTDLAADVLLAQ, encoded by the coding sequence GTGAGTGCGTCCCGGGACGAGCATTGCGTTTATATTCTGGCCGACCGGACGGGCGGCAACCTCACCATCGCGCTCACCGGTAATCTTTCCGACCGCATCACCCAGTACCGGCACCGGGCGCGCACCGGCTTCGGCCGGCGTCTCCCGGCGCGCCGCCTCGTCTACTACGAGTTTCACGACACCAGGGACGCCGCCGCCCAGCGCGTCGCGCTGCTCAAATCGTGGGACCGCAGCTGGACGGACAAGCTGATTGAGGATCGCAACCCCGACTGGACGGACCTCGCCGCCGATGTGCTGCTGGCGCAGTGA